One Succinispira mobilis DSM 6222 genomic window carries:
- the rsmB gene encoding 16S rRNA (cytosine(967)-C(5))-methyltransferase RsmB yields MNKQEERQKAEKINVRLIAIELLEEIYISKAYANIALQKRLNRTRLVPVDRRFLTEIVYGTVKFTNTLDWILAKFVSRPLNKIPSMIVNILRLAVYQIFYMDKVPVSAACNEAVNLAKKYSHAGTVKFVNGVLRNIIRGKEQIQFPDMQENPSQHIALKYSHPEWLIKMWLKELGLEATIALCQANNEVASLSIRTNTLKITRAELIKLLEQEEMQVRKSALTEDGIVVEEMKNSLAQSPTFKAGLWQVQDESSMLVADILQPLSEKTLIDMCSAPGGKATHAAQKMKNRGKVLSFDVYEHKLALIKENALRLGIDIIETKNQDARVFRKELVASADYVLVDAPCSGLGVLRRRADARWRKSAADLEEFPKLQLEILKNAGQYLKAGGYMVYSTCTICTKENQGVINSFLQEQPDFERVYIKHPVTGEDVLEVSLYPHIHGVDGFYIVKLKKK; encoded by the coding sequence ATGAATAAGCAAGAAGAAAGACAAAAAGCTGAAAAAATAAATGTGCGCTTAATTGCGATTGAACTATTGGAAGAAATCTATATTTCCAAAGCCTATGCCAATATTGCTTTACAAAAACGTCTAAATAGAACCCGCTTAGTCCCTGTAGATAGACGATTTTTAACGGAAATAGTTTATGGTACGGTAAAATTTACGAATACGCTTGATTGGATTTTAGCTAAATTTGTTAGTCGACCACTAAATAAAATTCCCAGTATGATAGTTAATATTTTGCGTTTAGCAGTTTACCAAATTTTTTATATGGATAAAGTTCCAGTTTCAGCTGCTTGTAATGAAGCAGTTAATTTAGCCAAAAAATACTCGCATGCTGGAACAGTAAAATTTGTAAATGGTGTGCTACGTAATATTATTCGTGGCAAAGAACAAATTCAGTTTCCTGATATGCAAGAAAACCCTAGCCAGCATATTGCTTTAAAATATAGCCATCCAGAGTGGCTAATAAAAATGTGGTTGAAAGAATTAGGACTAGAGGCGACGATTGCCCTGTGTCAAGCTAATAATGAGGTTGCGAGTTTGAGTATTCGGACTAATACTTTAAAAATAACTCGTGCTGAACTTATTAAGTTGTTGGAACAAGAAGAAATGCAGGTACGCAAATCGGCTTTAACCGAAGATGGTATTGTAGTTGAAGAAATGAAAAACTCCTTGGCGCAATCTCCGACTTTTAAGGCAGGTTTATGGCAAGTACAGGATGAAAGTTCTATGTTAGTGGCGGATATTTTACAACCGTTATCTGAAAAAACCCTAATAGACATGTGTAGTGCCCCAGGCGGGAAAGCCACACATGCGGCTCAAAAAATGAAAAATAGGGGTAAAGTCCTATCTTTTGATGTTTATGAACATAAACTTGCTTTAATTAAGGAAAATGCGTTAAGATTAGGTATAGATATAATAGAAACAAAGAATCAAGATGCGCGCGTCTTTAGAAAAGAACTAGTGGCTAGTGCAGATTATGTACTGGTTGATGCACCATGTTCAGGTTTAGGAGTTTTAAGAAGAAGAGCTGATGCGCGTTGGCGCAAAAGTGCGGCAGATTTGGAAGAGTTTCCTAAGTTGCAACTTGAAATTCTTAAAAATGCTGGACAATATTTAAAGGCAGGGGGGTATATGGTATACAGTACCTGCACAATTTGCACAAAAGAAAATCAGGGGGTAATTAATAGTTTTTTACAGGAACAGCCTGACTTTGAACGCGTATACATTAAACATCCGGTTACGGGTGAAGATGTTCTCGAGGTTTCGTTATATCCACACATACATGGAGTTGATGGTTTTTATATTGTTAAACTCAAAAAAAAATGA
- a CDS encoding DUF116 domain-containing protein, translating to MNVMQIEIRPKKRVFLALILVSILVLAGMCFLLWQLILPGLASLNMYLPFIVATLLGGGILVLTFAVLGMIFTLLGIKKFFMFQKPAWYSINLLFPLAVFIGKLLDINKVIIERSFIEVSNHLVKQNNIKIAPTKLLILTPHCIQLDVCPHKITRDINNCKQCGRCPVGGLLALTRKYGVHLAVATGGTLARQVVKKIRPHAILAIACERDLTSGIQDVFPIPVVGVLNERPHGPCCNTLVDLNKVEAAIKNFLQTEGMNE from the coding sequence ATGAATGTAATGCAAATAGAAATTAGACCTAAAAAACGTGTCTTTTTGGCGTTGATTTTGGTGAGTATATTAGTTTTAGCAGGGATGTGCTTTTTACTTTGGCAGTTAATTTTGCCAGGGTTGGCTTCCTTGAATATGTACTTGCCATTTATAGTGGCAACTCTACTAGGTGGGGGAATTTTAGTACTAACTTTTGCTGTTTTAGGGATGATTTTTACCTTATTAGGGATAAAGAAGTTTTTTATGTTTCAAAAACCAGCTTGGTATAGTATTAATTTATTATTTCCGCTAGCTGTATTTATTGGGAAACTATTGGATATTAACAAAGTTATCATTGAGCGGTCCTTTATTGAAGTTAGTAACCATTTGGTAAAACAAAACAATATTAAAATTGCACCGACGAAATTGTTGATTTTAACACCGCATTGTATTCAACTTGATGTTTGTCCACATAAAATAACCCGAGATATTAATAATTGTAAACAATGTGGGCGATGCCCAGTAGGTGGACTGCTAGCCTTAACTCGCAAATATGGTGTGCATTTAGCCGTAGCTACGGGTGGGACCTTAGCGAGGCAGGTTGTGAAGAAAATTAGACCACATGCAATTTTAGCAATAGCTTGTGAGCGAGATCTGACCAGTGGAATACAAGATGTTTTTCCTATTCCAGTAGTTGGAGTACTAAATGAGCGGCCTCATGGACCTTGTTGCAATACTCTGGTAGATTTGAATAAGGTTGAGGCTGCAATTAAAAATTTTTTGCAAACGGAAGGTATGAATGAATAA
- the fmt gene encoding methionyl-tRNA formyltransferase, which yields MKIIFMGTPDFASASLEKLIASGHEILAVYTQPDRPSGRGKKLAYSAVKQVALDHDLPVYQPEKVRAEQTIAELQALQPEVIIVVAYGQILPQAILDIPRYGCLNVHGSILPKYRGAAPIHWAILNGDTVTGVTVMKMDVGMDTGDILSVAEEQITPVDTTESLYNRLKLLGAELLVTTLKELEQGKIVARKQDDAVATYTKLITRDMEKIDWQNSAVSIHNKIRALSGVYTVDSKGETLKIWRSSISEYKDTKLPVGSVVQLNKAGFIVQTGSQTLQIEEVQPANRKRMAAKDFANGRKLEIGEQFF from the coding sequence ATGAAAATAATATTTATGGGAACGCCAGATTTTGCCAGTGCGAGTTTAGAAAAATTAATTGCTAGTGGGCATGAAATTTTGGCAGTATACACACAACCAGATCGCCCAAGTGGTCGAGGAAAAAAACTAGCTTACAGCGCTGTGAAACAGGTTGCTTTAGATCATGATTTACCTGTTTATCAACCAGAGAAAGTTAGAGCAGAACAGACTATTGCCGAATTACAAGCCCTACAACCTGAGGTGATTATAGTTGTAGCTTATGGACAGATACTACCACAAGCAATCTTGGATATTCCTAGATATGGGTGTTTGAATGTGCATGGTTCTATTTTACCAAAATATCGAGGGGCTGCGCCAATTCACTGGGCAATTCTTAATGGGGATACAGTAACAGGGGTAACTGTTATGAAAATGGATGTGGGTATGGATACTGGGGATATCCTCAGTGTAGCAGAGGAGCAGATTACCCCAGTAGATACAACAGAAAGCTTGTATAATCGCTTAAAATTACTTGGCGCAGAATTGTTGGTAACAACGCTAAAAGAATTGGAACAAGGGAAAATTGTAGCTCGGAAACAAGATGATGCTGTAGCGACCTACACGAAGTTAATTACGCGTGACATGGAAAAAATTGATTGGCAAAATTCTGCCGTGAGTATTCATAATAAGATTCGAGCTTTATCTGGGGTATATACTGTAGATAGCAAAGGGGAAACTTTGAAAATTTGGCGTAGTTCGATTAGTGAGTATAAAGATACTAAACTGCCAGTTGGTAGTGTAGTTCAATTGAACAAAGCGGGTTTTATTGTTCAAACTGGTTCACAAACCTTACAAATAGAAGAAGTACAACCAGCTAATCGTAAGCGCATGGCTGCTAAAGATTTTGCTAATGGACGAAAATTGGAAATAGGAGAGCAATTTTTTTAA
- the def gene encoding peptide deformylase, whose product MAVLEVVQIGNPVLKAKAEPVEKINKQILKILDDMADTMYASDGVGLAAPQIGVSKRIIIVDIGEGLIELINPEIVSAEGSVVDQEGCLSVAGFFGDVARAQKVVVQGLNRQGKRVKIKAVDFLARALQHEIDHLEGRLFVDLAVNLKKLQATKEQVDE is encoded by the coding sequence ATGGCAGTTTTAGAAGTAGTACAAATAGGGAATCCGGTTTTAAAGGCAAAAGCGGAACCGGTGGAAAAAATAAATAAACAAATTTTAAAAATTCTAGATGATATGGCGGATACGATGTATGCGTCAGATGGAGTCGGGTTAGCAGCTCCACAGATAGGTGTTAGTAAACGGATTATTATCGTCGATATTGGCGAAGGTCTAATCGAGTTGATAAATCCCGAAATAGTAAGTGCCGAAGGTTCGGTAGTAGACCAAGAGGGTTGCCTAAGTGTTGCTGGTTTTTTTGGCGATGTTGCTAGAGCTCAAAAAGTAGTAGTACAAGGCTTAAATCGTCAGGGGAAAAGAGTGAAAATTAAGGCGGTAGATTTTTTAGCGAGGGCTTTGCAACATGAAATTGATCATTTAGAAGGACGGTTATTTGTGGACCTCGCTGTTAATTTGAAAAAACTTCAAGCTACTAAAGAACAAGTTGATGAATAG
- the priA gene encoding primosomal protein N' yields the protein MQFVQVCINTNVKSLDKLFTYKLPAALEHIEVGHRVIVPFGNMLKEGVVLEKVLQLDGAIELEKLKEVLDIVDEQPWFSREMLNTARNIADYYLCSYPEALKLFLVGNTGIKAEKLYVLAQGEKISALTAIQQTICQCLQGKVKKTYQELKKMLPEIIDLHKQLNKLLKLEVLILEDSVYKKFQEKQVWYIKISDKTKWGLVSKQAKRQLQVLALLEQQEEYSTEELQAQGISKNVLNSLVKLGAIEYFAKRIYRDSYASGATTGEFLQLNSQQQQVVDYFANLQLQTNPERTILLHGITGSGKTEVYLQLTKMSLARGRQTLILVPEIALTGQIVKRFQSLFKNQVVVSHSRLTQNERNDVYGKLRNGQAAILIAARSGVFAPFSELGLIVIDEEHENAYKQDNYPSYHAVQVAKMRAAALHIPLVLGSATPSLTSYQAAQSGEYKYFELNLRAKQDAVLPEISLVDMRAELQAKNYSVISRALKQALEETISAGKQAIILLNRRGFSTFVMCRDCGYVVKCSNCDVSLVYHKQYGGGLTCHYCGHRETAPDICPQCRSHKIKFFGTGTQKLEEQLQKEFATVRILRMDQDSTKGKFGHDKILQAFAQGQAQILIGTQMVAKGHDFPNVTLVGILAADSTLNLPDYRAGEATFALLMQMAGRAGRGAAAGKVLIQTYNPENPIMQLICQQDYANFAAVELQQRQEFSYPPYVELIKFKITAVEQEKAEKIADELFLELQKVVNGNRIEIIGPFYGLVSKIKNYYSLHILIKGSDLTLIKAYCLREKIYLRKEIMVDVQPVNII from the coding sequence ATGCAATTTGTACAAGTTTGTATTAATACCAATGTTAAAAGTTTAGATAAATTGTTTACTTACAAATTACCAGCAGCTTTAGAACATATTGAAGTAGGACATCGGGTAATCGTTCCTTTTGGCAATATGTTGAAAGAAGGAGTGGTTTTAGAAAAAGTACTCCAACTAGATGGAGCAATTGAACTAGAGAAGCTCAAAGAGGTTTTGGATATAGTCGATGAGCAACCTTGGTTTTCAAGGGAAATGTTAAATACAGCTAGAAATATTGCTGATTATTATTTGTGCTCTTATCCCGAAGCCTTGAAACTATTTTTAGTGGGTAATACTGGCATAAAGGCTGAAAAATTGTATGTGTTAGCGCAAGGAGAAAAAATAAGTGCTTTAACAGCAATACAACAAACTATTTGCCAGTGCTTACAAGGGAAAGTAAAAAAAACTTACCAAGAATTAAAAAAAATGTTGCCAGAAATTATTGATTTGCATAAACAGTTAAATAAATTGCTTAAATTGGAAGTTCTTATTTTGGAAGACAGTGTTTATAAAAAATTTCAAGAAAAGCAAGTGTGGTATATAAAGATTAGTGATAAAACTAAATGGGGTTTAGTTAGCAAACAGGCAAAACGCCAATTGCAGGTGTTGGCATTATTGGAACAACAAGAGGAATATTCAACTGAAGAGCTGCAAGCGCAAGGAATTAGTAAAAATGTTTTAAATAGCCTAGTAAAACTTGGAGCGATTGAATATTTTGCGAAACGGATTTATCGTGATAGCTATGCTAGTGGGGCAACTACAGGTGAATTTTTGCAGTTGAATTCTCAACAACAGCAGGTTGTAGATTATTTTGCTAATTTACAGCTGCAGACTAACCCCGAGCGTACCATTTTATTGCATGGAATTACCGGTAGTGGCAAGACCGAAGTTTATTTGCAATTAACAAAAATGAGCTTAGCAAGAGGGCGGCAAACTTTAATTTTAGTCCCGGAAATTGCCCTTACCGGTCAGATTGTGAAAAGGTTTCAAAGCCTATTTAAAAATCAAGTAGTAGTATCGCATAGTCGCTTAACCCAAAATGAACGTAATGATGTTTATGGAAAATTGCGAAATGGTCAAGCCGCTATTTTGATTGCGGCTCGTTCGGGTGTTTTTGCGCCCTTTAGTGAGTTAGGTCTAATAGTAATTGATGAAGAGCATGAAAATGCCTATAAGCAGGATAATTACCCTAGTTATCACGCTGTGCAAGTAGCTAAAATGCGAGCGGCGGCATTGCATATTCCCTTGGTTTTAGGCAGTGCAACGCCAAGTTTAACAAGTTATCAAGCTGCACAAAGTGGCGAATATAAGTATTTCGAGCTGAATTTGCGTGCAAAGCAAGATGCTGTTTTGCCAGAAATCAGTTTAGTGGATATGCGCGCTGAATTGCAAGCTAAAAATTATAGTGTGATTTCTCGGGCTTTAAAGCAAGCGTTGGAAGAAACTATAAGTGCGGGCAAACAAGCGATAATTTTGTTGAATCGTCGAGGGTTTTCAACCTTTGTAATGTGTCGTGACTGTGGTTATGTTGTTAAATGCAGTAATTGTGATGTGTCTTTGGTTTATCATAAACAATATGGTGGCGGTTTAACTTGTCATTATTGTGGGCACAGGGAAACCGCTCCCGATATTTGCCCGCAGTGCAGAAGTCATAAAATAAAATTTTTTGGCACAGGAACACAAAAACTAGAAGAACAATTGCAAAAGGAATTTGCAACGGTACGAATTTTGCGAATGGATCAAGACAGTACGAAGGGAAAGTTTGGTCATGATAAAATATTGCAAGCTTTTGCTCAAGGTCAAGCACAAATTTTAATTGGTACGCAAATGGTGGCTAAAGGACATGATTTCCCGAATGTAACTCTAGTGGGAATTTTAGCCGCAGATAGTACGCTTAATTTACCAGATTATCGCGCGGGAGAAGCGACGTTTGCTTTGTTGATGCAAATGGCTGGAAGAGCAGGGCGAGGTGCAGCCGCTGGCAAAGTGCTAATTCAGACCTATAATCCAGAAAATCCGATTATGCAGTTGATTTGCCAACAAGACTATGCTAATTTTGCGGCAGTGGAATTGCAACAACGCCAGGAGTTCTCTTATCCGCCTTATGTGGAACTAATAAAATTTAAAATAACAGCGGTTGAACAAGAAAAAGCAGAAAAAATTGCAGATGAGTTATTTTTGGAGTTGCAAAAAGTTGTTAATGGCAATAGAATAGAAATCATCGGACCTTTTTATGGATTAGTAAGTAAGATTAAAAATTATTATTCACTGCATATTCTAATAAAGGGTAGTGATTTAACTTTAATAAAAGCATATTGTTTACGGGAAAAAATTTATTTGCGCAAAGAGATCATGGTGGATGTTCAACCCGTAAATATAATTTAG
- a CDS encoding coenzyme F420-0:L-glutamate ligase, producing MSSYEILPVKTRILTHNDDIVKAIKEYCQAHVEAGDVIAVAESVVAITQKRAFDIQEITPGLLAKILCRFFPVHGSLANRYAMQALMNEEGELRVLGAFLAGSLAKVLGKSGVFYQLAGEQARLIDDFSGTMPPYDKYIVFGPKNPTAVAESITAELGCYGAVVADVNDLKRAAILGVSKGVDAQLMSKILIDNPFGNGSEKTPIVIVKNYHKS from the coding sequence ATGAGTAGTTATGAGATTTTGCCAGTGAAAACTAGAATTTTGACTCACAATGATGATATTGTGAAAGCGATAAAAGAATACTGCCAGGCTCATGTAGAGGCAGGCGATGTTATTGCGGTGGCGGAAAGTGTGGTAGCGATAACTCAAAAGCGAGCTTTTGATATTCAAGAAATAACCCCAGGATTATTGGCTAAAATTTTATGCCGATTTTTTCCAGTGCATGGAAGTTTAGCTAATCGCTATGCTATGCAAGCTTTGATGAATGAAGAGGGTGAGTTAAGAGTTTTGGGGGCGTTCTTGGCGGGTTCCTTGGCCAAGGTTCTTGGTAAAAGTGGGGTTTTCTATCAGTTGGCGGGGGAACAAGCGCGCTTGATTGATGATTTTTCAGGAACTATGCCGCCTTATGATAAATATATTGTTTTCGGTCCGAAAAACCCAACTGCCGTAGCAGAAAGCATAACAGCAGAATTAGGTTGTTATGGTGCGGTAGTTGCGGATGTAAATGACTTAAAAAGAGCGGCAATTTTAGGAGTTTCTAAAGGTGTGGATGCACAGTTAATGTCTAAAATTTTAATTGACAACCCTTTCGGTAATGGTAGTGAAAAAACACCAATTGTTATTGTCAAAAATTATCATAAATCCTAA
- a CDS encoding acyl-CoA thioesterase produces MVKLKDRVRFVETDMMGVVHHANYFRWFEMGRVEYLRQAGVDLLELMEADYIFPITDARCSYKKPARFADEIIICADMIELSRVKMVFSYKIKNAKDESLIAEGLTQNVFTKKDGSVTRLPKEFFQRLRIFFEIDTKGGRA; encoded by the coding sequence ATGGTAAAACTAAAAGATCGAGTACGTTTTGTAGAAACGGATATGATGGGTGTTGTACACCACGCTAATTATTTTCGCTGGTTTGAAATGGGAAGAGTTGAATATTTGCGTCAAGCAGGCGTTGATCTTTTGGAACTAATGGAAGCGGATTATATTTTTCCGATAACTGATGCGCGGTGTAGTTATAAAAAACCAGCTAGATTTGCGGATGAAATAATTATTTGTGCGGACATGATTGAATTATCCCGCGTTAAAATGGTTTTTTCTTATAAAATAAAAAATGCCAAAGATGAAAGCTTAATAGCCGAGGGTTTAACACAAAATGTTTTTACTAAAAAAGATGGTTCGGTAACAAGGTTGCCAAAAGAATTTTTCCAAAGATTAAGGATATTTTTTGAAATTGATACTAAAGGTGGGCGAGCATAG
- a CDS encoding DUF3842 family protein: MVIAFIDGLGGGLMAQVISNLPEHLKKKVELLALGTNSMATLAMVKAGAKNGASGEHAICYSIQQVDLLVAPLGLIIPNAMYGEVTPEIAQKVAGAVAKKIFLPIANINIKIVGLENKSMNQLIKETVSEITTFIEKES; encoded by the coding sequence GTGGTTATAGCTTTTATTGATGGCCTAGGTGGTGGACTTATGGCTCAGGTTATAAGTAATTTACCCGAGCACTTAAAGAAAAAAGTTGAGCTTCTTGCTTTAGGGACCAATTCAATGGCAACCTTAGCCATGGTCAAGGCTGGTGCTAAAAATGGTGCTAGTGGCGAACATGCGATTTGTTACTCGATTCAGCAGGTGGATTTACTCGTAGCTCCTTTAGGCTTGATTATTCCTAATGCAATGTATGGGGAAGTTACTCCGGAAATTGCCCAAAAAGTTGCAGGTGCAGTGGCGAAAAAAATTTTTCTGCCAATCGCGAATATTAATATAAAAATAGTTGGTTTAGAAAATAAAAGCATGAACCAATTGATAAAAGAAACTGTGTCTGAAATTACAACTTTTATAGAAAAGGAGAGTTAG